In Microbacterium cremeum, a genomic segment contains:
- a CDS encoding AAA family ATPase translates to MRLHRLELTGFGPFRERQSVDFEAFERDGIFLIAGRTGAGKSSILDGVCFALYGSVPRYDSGEKRLRSDYCEPDEPTEVRLEFTVGERRWRVTRAPEYQRPARRGGGLTTEPTRAELEELVDGAWIGRAARPRDVGLLLDEVLGLNAQQFQQVILLAQNKFSRFLLASGTERQSLLRALFGTRRYEEYARELGERSKLAQREVDALGERARTLLEQAERLLPALEPDDGGAGGADGASAAEGSAGGGAGAADDGGGASGDGGGASGDGARPEDLVSRRAAVELGEQRAAYRLETRVHEREEAERRRAAADAEHAARTALAKSQSELLQARERLAALDRSADRVDADRARVVRARAAESLRAPLDAVRRAGATADAAREPSARPSPRGRRSPARRASTRRKTSTR, encoded by the coding sequence GTGAGGCTGCATCGGCTCGAGCTCACCGGATTCGGTCCCTTCCGTGAGCGTCAGAGCGTCGACTTCGAGGCGTTCGAGCGCGACGGGATCTTCCTCATCGCCGGGCGCACCGGGGCCGGCAAGTCGAGCATCCTCGACGGCGTGTGCTTCGCGCTGTACGGCTCGGTCCCGCGCTACGACTCGGGCGAGAAGCGGCTGCGCAGCGACTACTGCGAGCCCGACGAGCCCACCGAGGTCCGCCTCGAGTTCACGGTGGGCGAGCGCCGGTGGCGCGTGACGCGCGCCCCGGAGTACCAGCGGCCCGCGCGCCGCGGCGGCGGGCTCACGACCGAGCCGACGCGCGCCGAGCTCGAGGAGCTCGTCGACGGCGCTTGGATCGGTCGCGCCGCACGTCCGCGCGACGTCGGGCTGCTGCTCGACGAGGTGCTCGGCCTGAACGCGCAGCAGTTCCAGCAGGTGATCCTGCTCGCACAGAACAAGTTCTCGCGGTTCCTGCTGGCGTCGGGCACCGAGCGCCAGTCGCTGCTGCGCGCGCTGTTCGGCACGCGGCGCTACGAGGAGTACGCGCGGGAGCTCGGCGAGCGGAGCAAGCTCGCGCAGCGCGAGGTCGATGCGCTCGGCGAGCGCGCGCGCACGCTCCTCGAGCAGGCCGAGCGCCTGCTGCCGGCGCTCGAACCGGACGACGGCGGCGCCGGCGGCGCCGACGGCGCGAGTGCGGCGGAAGGCTCTGCGGGCGGGGGCGCGGGTGCCGCAGACGACGGCGGGGGTGCTTCAGGCGACGGCGGCGGCGCTTCGGGCGACGGCGCACGACCCGAGGACCTCGTCTCGCGGCGTGCGGCCGTCGAGCTCGGCGAGCAGCGTGCGGCGTACCGGCTCGAGACGCGCGTGCACGAGCGCGAGGAGGCGGAGCGGCGGCGAGCCGCGGCGGATGCCGAGCACGCCGCGCGCACGGCGCTGGCGAAGTCGCAGTCGGAGCTGCTCCAGGCGCGCGAGCGACTGGCCGCGCTCGACCGGTCCGCCGATCGGGTCGACGCCGACCGTGCGCGGGTCGTGCGGGCGCGCGCGGCCGAGTCGTTGCGGGCGCCGCTGGACGCCGTGCGCCGTGCCGGGGCGACCGCCGACGCGGCCCGCGAGCCGAGCGCGAGGCCGTCGCCGCGTGGGAGGCGGTCGCCGGCGCGGCGGGCATCGACCCGACGCAAGACCTCGACGCGCTGA
- a CDS encoding GNAT family N-acetyltransferase, which produces MTELSFTHETDASRYTLHRGDDLVSVLDYRDDGRTVAMTRAYTVPTFRGHGYAGEVVDRAVAELERRHDRRVIPVCWYVADWFEANPDRRGILAARRPATS; this is translated from the coding sequence GTGACTGAGCTGAGTTTCACTCATGAGACGGATGCCTCGCGCTACACCCTGCACCGAGGCGATGACCTGGTGAGCGTCCTGGACTATCGCGACGACGGTCGCACGGTCGCCATGACGCGCGCCTACACGGTGCCGACCTTCCGCGGCCACGGCTATGCGGGGGAGGTGGTCGATCGCGCCGTCGCAGAGCTCGAGCGCCGCCACGATCGCAGAGTGATCCCCGTCTGCTGGTACGTCGCCGACTGGTTCGAGGCGAATCCCGATCGCCGCGGCATCCTCGCGGCTCGCCGCCCCGCGACATCCTGA
- a CDS encoding DNA-3-methyladenine glycosylase family protein: MTTSLSRIPRARDAERFAARAAPVRDPRPAHERPIETEYRPRHPLDLRRTVLYQRRGAGDPTMTVAGSVIWRASRTPEGVATLAIREVRPGVVRGAAWGPGREWALTQLPALCGADDDARGFDASRHPLIAEAHRRNPGLRLSRTDLVFDALASAIFEQKVTGMQAFGAWRRVVTWAGERAPGPTPAPMFAPPTIAGWQRVPSWVWHRAGLEPPQSKTVVLAARRGEAIVRAVEAAEDGEAVDRVLVSQPGIGPWTSAETRIRAFGDADAVSVGDYHVAHEVGFALTGSRTDDDGMLRLLAPWAGHRQRVIRLIGASGVREPRRGPRLHPEDHRDR, translated from the coding sequence ATGACGACGTCGCTCTCGCGCATTCCCCGGGCGAGGGATGCCGAGCGCTTCGCCGCACGGGCGGCCCCGGTCCGGGATCCCCGGCCCGCACACGAGCGCCCGATCGAGACCGAGTACCGCCCGCGCCATCCGCTCGATCTGCGCCGCACGGTGCTGTATCAGCGGCGCGGCGCCGGCGACCCCACCATGACCGTCGCAGGCTCGGTCATCTGGCGCGCGAGCCGCACTCCGGAGGGGGTCGCGACGCTCGCGATCCGAGAGGTCCGCCCCGGCGTGGTCCGGGGCGCGGCCTGGGGCCCGGGCCGTGAGTGGGCGCTGACCCAGCTGCCGGCCCTGTGCGGCGCCGACGACGACGCCCGCGGCTTCGACGCCTCGCGGCATCCGCTCATCGCCGAGGCCCATCGGCGGAACCCCGGACTTCGCCTCTCGCGCACCGACCTCGTCTTCGACGCTCTCGCGAGCGCGATCTTCGAGCAGAAGGTCACCGGGATGCAGGCGTTCGGAGCGTGGCGCCGCGTGGTGACGTGGGCCGGTGAACGGGCGCCCGGCCCGACTCCCGCACCGATGTTCGCCCCGCCGACCATCGCGGGCTGGCAGCGGGTCCCGTCGTGGGTCTGGCACCGGGCGGGCCTCGAGCCGCCGCAGTCGAAGACCGTCGTGCTCGCCGCACGCCGCGGCGAAGCGATCGTGCGGGCCGTCGAGGCCGCCGAGGACGGCGAGGCGGTCGACCGCGTGCTGGTCAGCCAGCCCGGCATCGGCCCGTGGACCTCGGCCGAGACCCGTATCCGCGCGTTCGGCGATGCGGACGCCGTGAGCGTGGGCGACTACCACGTCGCGCATGAGGTCGGCTTTGCGCTGACGGGCAGCCGCACGGACGACGACGGGATGCTGCGCCTCCTGGCGCCGTGGGCGGGTCACCGTCAGCGGGTCATCCGGCTGATCGGCGCGAGCGGCGTGCGGGAACCCCGCCGCGGTCCGCGCCTGCACCCCGAGGACCACCGCGACCGCTGA
- a CDS encoding winged helix-turn-helix domain-containing protein: protein MSISALLDRPAAPARHLRAVTAPTPVQAPAAPAAPAAPAPQQAQPARALPAGTAPRGFALYVGIDEAKAAASGVSLGVLVDALRRTLADLAPAAETYATVALAPVGAGGRDVDVVRLALHEPSAIARTKQDEPEDEDRGAGGVVVDISRKRVLIDGESASFTFKEFELLQYLVLREGRTIERTELVTSLWQGASEDEAPGERTIDVHVRRLRAKLGRYEDIVRTVRGVGYRFDRHADVVIRYGHGTPSPDRF, encoded by the coding sequence ATGTCGATCTCCGCTCTCCTCGACCGCCCCGCCGCCCCCGCCCGCCACCTCCGCGCCGTCACGGCGCCGACGCCCGTCCAGGCGCCGGCGGCGCCCGCCGCCCCCGCCGCTCCGGCTCCGCAGCAGGCACAGCCCGCCCGTGCCCTGCCCGCCGGCACCGCGCCGCGCGGCTTCGCCCTCTACGTCGGCATCGACGAGGCGAAGGCCGCGGCGTCCGGCGTCAGCCTCGGCGTCCTCGTCGACGCGCTGCGCCGCACGCTCGCCGACCTCGCCCCCGCCGCCGAGACGTACGCCACGGTGGCCCTCGCCCCGGTCGGAGCGGGCGGCCGTGACGTCGACGTCGTGCGGCTGGCCCTGCACGAGCCTTCGGCGATCGCGCGCACCAAGCAGGACGAGCCCGAGGACGAGGACCGCGGCGCCGGCGGCGTCGTGGTCGACATCTCGCGCAAGCGCGTGCTCATCGACGGCGAGTCCGCCTCCTTCACGTTCAAGGAGTTCGAGCTGCTGCAGTACCTCGTGCTGCGCGAGGGCCGCACGATCGAGCGCACCGAGCTCGTCACGTCGCTGTGGCAGGGAGCCTCTGAGGACGAGGCGCCCGGCGAGCGGACGATCGACGTGCACGTGCGGCGTCTGCGCGCCAAGCTCGGCCGCTACGAAGACATCGTGCGCACCGTGCGCGGCGTCGGCTACCGCTTCGACCGCCACGCCGACGTCGTCATCCGCTACGGCCACGGCACCCCGTCGCCCGACCGCTTCTGA
- a CDS encoding alpha/beta fold hydrolase produces the protein MASPERFTHAGATLVAERRGAGPPVYVLIHGIGMGRTVFADLTRHLGDGETVALDLPGYGEAPEPPRVPTIERNADLVAAYLRARVKAPAVIVGHSMGAQVALEVAARHPGAVQGIVLVGPTVEPSARTAPRQLWRLLRDIAVEHPRVIALGAREYLRAGPRLRTKFRAMLVHRPEDVFARTDVPALVLRGEDDVVAPQAWCRQVAAALPQGRFEEVEGHGHETMIRDAAPAARLIREFARAL, from the coding sequence GTGGCGAGCCCGGAGCGATTCACCCACGCCGGGGCGACCCTCGTCGCCGAGCGCCGCGGAGCCGGTCCGCCGGTGTACGTGCTGATCCACGGCATCGGCATGGGGCGCACCGTGTTCGCCGACCTGACGAGGCACCTCGGCGACGGAGAGACCGTCGCGCTCGACCTGCCCGGATACGGCGAAGCGCCCGAGCCGCCGCGCGTGCCGACGATCGAGCGCAACGCCGACCTCGTGGCGGCGTATCTGCGGGCACGCGTGAAGGCACCGGCGGTGATCGTGGGGCACTCGATGGGCGCACAGGTGGCCCTCGAGGTCGCGGCGCGCCACCCCGGGGCCGTGCAGGGCATCGTGCTCGTCGGACCCACCGTCGAGCCGTCGGCCCGCACCGCGCCGCGGCAGCTGTGGCGGCTGCTGCGCGACATCGCCGTCGAGCACCCCCGGGTGATCGCACTCGGCGCGCGCGAGTACCTGCGTGCGGGACCCCGCCTGCGCACGAAGTTCCGCGCGATGCTGGTCCACCGGCCCGAGGACGTGTTCGCCCGCACCGACGTGCCGGCGCTCGTCCTGCGGGGCGAGGACGATGTCGTCGCCCCGCAGGCGTGGTGCCGGCAGGTCGCCGCGGCCCTGCCCCAGGGGCGGTTCGAAGAGGTCGAGGGGCACGGTCACGAGACGATGATCCGGGATGCCGCGCCCGCCGCCCGCCTGATCCGCGAGTTCGCCCGGGCGCTCTGA
- a CDS encoding RtcB family protein, giving the protein MERLSARLLSWASLIDGKTVDQARTSSRMPFIHPHLALMPDAHLGKGATVGSVIPTLGAIMPAAVGVDIGCGMIAVRTQFTKDQLVARDLGLLREQIERAVPLSAGHDNRKIVATAEPRVAELEELAEKAQFDPATYAGHWRVQLGSLGSGNHFIEVSVDELDRVWMFLHSGSRGVGNKIATHHIAVAQRLAKQWWIELPDPDLAYLVEGTEEFRRYIRELRWAQHFALLNREEMMDRVARQLSEVMGEPVVEHERINCHHNFTESEKHFGKQVWVSRKGAIKADAGRPGLIPGSMGTASYVVEGLGNPLSLNSSPHGAGREFSRSAARRTFTHEQLREAMTGIEFRDTDAFIDEIPQAYKPIDKVLADAADLVAVRHTLRQLVNVKGD; this is encoded by the coding sequence ATGGAGAGGCTCTCCGCACGGCTGCTCTCGTGGGCGAGCCTGATCGACGGAAAGACCGTCGACCAGGCGCGCACCTCGTCGCGCATGCCGTTCATCCACCCGCATCTGGCGCTCATGCCCGATGCGCATCTCGGCAAGGGCGCCACCGTGGGCTCGGTCATCCCGACTCTCGGTGCCATCATGCCCGCCGCCGTGGGCGTCGACATCGGATGCGGCATGATCGCCGTCCGCACGCAGTTCACCAAGGACCAGCTGGTGGCGCGCGACCTCGGCCTGCTCCGCGAGCAGATCGAGCGCGCGGTGCCGCTCTCGGCCGGACACGACAACCGCAAGATCGTCGCCACCGCCGAGCCGCGTGTCGCCGAGCTCGAGGAGCTCGCCGAGAAGGCGCAGTTCGACCCCGCGACCTACGCGGGACATTGGCGCGTGCAGCTCGGGTCACTCGGTTCGGGCAACCACTTCATCGAAGTGTCGGTGGACGAGCTCGACCGGGTGTGGATGTTCCTGCACTCGGGTTCGCGCGGCGTCGGCAACAAGATCGCGACGCATCACATCGCGGTCGCGCAGCGCCTCGCGAAGCAGTGGTGGATCGAGCTTCCCGACCCCGACCTCGCCTACCTCGTGGAGGGCACGGAGGAGTTCCGGCGCTACATCCGGGAGCTGCGCTGGGCGCAGCACTTCGCGCTCCTCAACCGCGAGGAGATGATGGACCGCGTCGCGCGGCAGCTGTCCGAGGTGATGGGAGAGCCGGTCGTCGAGCACGAGCGGATCAACTGCCATCACAACTTCACCGAGTCGGAGAAGCACTTCGGCAAGCAGGTGTGGGTCTCGCGGAAGGGCGCCATCAAGGCGGATGCCGGTCGGCCGGGGCTGATCCCGGGATCCATGGGCACCGCGTCCTACGTCGTGGAGGGACTCGGCAACCCGCTGTCGCTGAACTCCTCGCCGCACGGCGCCGGGCGCGAGTTCTCCCGGTCGGCGGCACGCCGCACGTTCACCCATGAGCAGCTGCGGGAGGCGATGACGGGCATCGAGTTCCGCGACACCGACGCGTTCATCGACGAGATCCCGCAGGCCTACAAGCCCATCGACAAGGTCTTGGCCGATGCGGCCGACCTCGTCGCGGTGCGTCACACGCTGCGGCAGCTCGTGAACGTGAAGGGTGACTGA
- a CDS encoding nucleoside phosphorylase produces the protein MRLLVAALESELVAFPLELEGFDRLVTGPGKLQAAYALTRALDATPYDEVVVVGTAGAIDPLLEASVYEIDGAIQHDVTDIDGIVGQHVSLPPRVDLERDGVTIATGDHFVDDAEAVEVIRPLGAGLVDMETYAYIWVAQQFGVPIRVLKAVSDRAQDGAITDWHATVAACSRLLRDRVRADYGV, from the coding sequence GTGAGACTCCTCGTTGCAGCGCTCGAGAGCGAGCTGGTCGCCTTCCCCCTCGAGCTGGAGGGTTTCGACCGGCTGGTCACCGGGCCCGGCAAGCTGCAGGCCGCGTACGCGCTGACCCGCGCGCTGGATGCCACGCCGTACGACGAGGTCGTCGTGGTCGGCACGGCAGGAGCGATCGATCCCCTGCTCGAGGCATCCGTCTACGAGATCGACGGGGCGATCCAGCACGACGTGACCGATATCGACGGGATCGTCGGCCAGCACGTGTCGCTGCCGCCGCGCGTCGACCTCGAACGCGACGGCGTGACGATCGCGACGGGCGACCACTTCGTCGACGACGCCGAGGCCGTCGAGGTGATCCGGCCGCTCGGTGCCGGGCTCGTCGACATGGAGACCTACGCGTACATCTGGGTCGCACAGCAGTTCGGCGTGCCGATCCGCGTGCTCAAGGCGGTGTCGGATCGCGCACAGGACGGCGCGATCACCGACTGGCATGCCACCGTCGCCGCGTGCAGCCGGCTGCTGCGCGACCGCGTCCGCGCCGACTACGGCGTGTGA
- a CDS encoding DUF1622 domain-containing protein, whose protein sequence is MEEVFTGVAVGFEAIGAVAMIIGFVVAVVLGARSLARGEGGRSAFMALRTTLGGAILLGLEVLVAADLIRTITSKPSLEEATILFVIVVIRIILSISIQIEIDGTLPWRRALLRSGGQVIGDAVARDRAAGRAARADSGTEASGIE, encoded by the coding sequence ATGGAAGAGGTGTTCACCGGCGTCGCCGTCGGCTTCGAGGCGATCGGCGCCGTCGCGATGATCATCGGCTTCGTCGTCGCCGTCGTGCTGGGTGCGCGGTCGCTGGCTCGCGGCGAGGGAGGCCGGTCCGCGTTCATGGCGCTGCGGACCACGCTCGGCGGCGCCATCCTCCTCGGTCTGGAGGTGCTCGTGGCGGCGGACCTCATCCGCACGATCACCTCGAAGCCCTCCCTCGAGGAGGCGACGATCCTCTTCGTCATCGTCGTGATCCGGATCATCCTCTCGATCTCCATCCAGATCGAGATCGACGGGACGCTCCCCTGGCGCCGCGCTCTGCTGCGCAGCGGCGGACAGGTGATCGGCGATGCGGTCGCGCGAGACCGCGCCGCGGGCCGCGCCGCCAGGGCGGATTCCGGCACGGAGGCGTCCGGCATCGAGTGA
- a CDS encoding exonuclease SbcCD subunit D: MRILHTSDWHIGRSFHGHATLDALRGVLEELVAQVREHGVDVVVVAGDVFDSATPAAAAYTLLSDALRAMSDAGATVIVTSGNHDSAARLGFQARLLRDGVHVITDASAVGTPVTVTDEHGPVHFYGIPFLEPVLLRSEWPGVRSQADVLAHAMGLVRDDLRSRGGRSVAIAHCFAAGVEPTPHLERDIQQGGLDVVPLSTFDGVDYMALGHIHGRQQLSPRVRYAGAPLHYSFDEGDKPRGSWLVELDARGLGTVEWLPLPVPRPLTTLTGPLEELLNDERFAEFEGHWIRAEYTDALPQRDPMRRLLARFPHCAQVSHAPVAAPGADARTYAQRVRSARNEAELVDAFLSHVREGEGASAREAELIAGLLDERSRVEATA; this comes from the coding sequence ATGCGGATCCTGCACACCTCGGACTGGCACATCGGGCGGTCGTTCCACGGCCACGCCACGCTCGATGCGCTCCGCGGCGTGCTCGAAGAGCTCGTCGCGCAGGTGCGCGAGCACGGGGTCGATGTCGTCGTCGTCGCCGGCGACGTGTTCGACTCCGCGACGCCCGCCGCCGCGGCGTACACGCTCCTGTCGGACGCGCTGCGGGCGATGTCCGACGCCGGCGCGACGGTGATCGTCACGAGCGGCAACCACGACTCGGCGGCACGGCTCGGATTCCAGGCCAGGCTGCTGCGCGACGGCGTGCACGTGATCACGGATGCCTCGGCCGTCGGCACGCCCGTGACCGTCACGGACGAGCACGGGCCCGTCCACTTCTACGGCATCCCGTTCCTCGAGCCGGTGCTGCTGCGCAGCGAGTGGCCCGGCGTCCGCTCGCAGGCCGACGTGCTCGCGCACGCGATGGGCCTCGTCCGCGACGACCTCCGTTCGCGCGGCGGGCGGTCGGTCGCGATCGCGCACTGCTTCGCCGCCGGTGTCGAGCCCACGCCGCACCTCGAGCGCGACATCCAGCAGGGAGGACTCGACGTCGTTCCGCTGTCGACGTTCGACGGCGTGGACTACATGGCGCTCGGGCACATCCACGGCCGTCAGCAGCTCTCGCCGCGGGTGCGGTACGCCGGAGCGCCCCTGCACTACAGCTTCGACGAGGGCGACAAGCCGCGCGGCTCGTGGCTCGTCGAGCTCGACGCCCGCGGGCTCGGCACGGTCGAGTGGCTGCCGCTGCCGGTGCCCCGTCCCCTCACCACGCTCACGGGGCCGCTGGAGGAGCTCCTGAACGACGAGCGCTTCGCCGAGTTCGAGGGGCACTGGATCCGCGCGGAGTACACCGATGCGCTGCCTCAGCGCGACCCGATGCGGCGGCTGCTCGCGCGCTTCCCGCACTGCGCGCAGGTCTCGCACGCGCCGGTCGCCGCGCCCGGCGCCGACGCCCGCACGTACGCGCAGCGCGTGCGGTCGGCGCGCAACGAGGCCGAGCTGGTCGACGCGTTCCTCTCGCACGTGCGCGAAGGGGAGGGCGCCAGCGCCCGCGAGGCCGAGCTCATCGCCGGGCTGCTCGACGAGCGCTCCCGCGTGGAGGCGACGGCGTGA
- a CDS encoding 8-oxo-dGTP diphosphatase, whose translation MPLPEVCVVYLLRRGPNGLEVLLGDKRTGLGEGKVVGIGGKLDSGETPREAAVREVAEEIGVRVEASDLHEAGAIDYHFPTKPEWSQRSTVFVCRRWRGEPVETAEITPHWYTLDAVPYPRMWDDASRWLPGVLRGGTVDARFTFGADLATVVLGAH comes from the coding sequence ATGCCCTTGCCCGAGGTCTGCGTCGTCTACCTGCTCCGGCGCGGACCGAACGGCCTCGAGGTGCTCCTCGGCGACAAGCGCACGGGCCTCGGCGAGGGCAAGGTCGTGGGCATCGGCGGCAAGCTCGACTCCGGCGAGACGCCGCGCGAGGCGGCGGTGCGCGAAGTCGCAGAAGAGATCGGCGTGCGGGTCGAGGCATCCGACCTGCACGAAGCCGGAGCGATCGACTACCACTTCCCCACGAAGCCCGAGTGGTCGCAGCGCTCCACGGTCTTCGTCTGCCGCAGGTGGCGGGGAGAGCCGGTCGAGACGGCCGAGATCACGCCGCACTGGTACACGCTGGATGCCGTGCCCTACCCGCGCATGTGGGACGACGCCTCGCGCTGGCTGCCCGGCGTCCTGCGCGGCGGCACCGTGGACGCGCGCTTCACGTTCGGCGCGGACCTGGCGACCGTGGTGCTCGGCGCGCACTAG
- a CDS encoding SbcC/MukB-like Walker B domain-containing protein, translating to MWAVAAAKEAELAAREGELTAASARVGELERDIAALDAQREHVPGELARIDAELQRVRDDAARADDARERRAGLASRLDAARDAEALAAVLREAETVHRDAAAAAAAAAAGVARLLLQRRLDGYAGELASTLVEGEPCAVCGSPEHPHPAEAAAEPVTDDDLAAAEAHRDETIAHERAAADAARTARERHATAAARAGGDGVTALEEQLAAADVQVAEATDAVARRDALTAQRDQLSALDAEAEAARTALVDAAHEQRTRVAALGAGIEDSRAAVAEARGSFASVAERLAEVTAVRDAARACAQARAEAQRAGAALAEAVADADARLAASVFDDASDAEAALLGRHEVDELAARIADHDAQLAATRGRLLDLELELAGTPDEPVDIAASRASLEEADAARTAALEAERDARHLATGLRDLAVQIDAAYAGVAARAADVAALTRLADTVAGRAPNTMKMDLETFVLAAELEEIVAAANVRLADMSSGRYRLQHTDARAARGAASGLGLEVFDAYTGQSRPAQSLSGGETFLASLALALGLAEVVTARAGGVRLDTLFIDEGFGSLDEETLELAMRTLDELRAGGRTVGVISHVAAMKEQLPAQLSVEAAAHGPSVVRQFAVV from the coding sequence GTGTGGGCCGTCGCTGCGGCCAAGGAGGCCGAGCTCGCCGCTCGCGAGGGCGAACTCACCGCCGCGTCCGCCCGTGTCGGCGAGCTCGAGCGAGACATCGCCGCGCTCGACGCGCAGCGAGAGCACGTCCCCGGTGAACTCGCCCGGATCGACGCCGAACTGCAGCGCGTCCGCGACGACGCCGCCCGCGCCGACGATGCGCGGGAGCGGCGCGCCGGGCTCGCATCACGGCTGGATGCCGCGCGCGACGCCGAGGCGCTCGCCGCGGTGCTGCGTGAGGCCGAGACGGTGCATCGCGACGCCGCGGCAGCGGCCGCCGCCGCGGCCGCCGGCGTGGCCCGGCTGCTGCTGCAGCGGCGCCTCGACGGCTACGCAGGCGAGCTTGCGTCGACCCTCGTCGAGGGCGAGCCCTGCGCGGTGTGCGGGTCGCCCGAGCACCCCCATCCCGCCGAAGCCGCGGCCGAGCCGGTGACCGACGACGACCTCGCCGCCGCCGAGGCGCACCGCGACGAGACGATCGCGCACGAGCGAGCGGCGGCGGATGCCGCGCGAACGGCGCGCGAGCGCCATGCGACGGCCGCCGCCCGCGCCGGCGGCGACGGCGTGACAGCGCTCGAGGAGCAGCTCGCCGCCGCCGACGTGCAGGTCGCCGAGGCCACCGACGCCGTCGCACGCCGCGACGCGCTCACGGCGCAGCGCGACCAGCTCTCGGCACTCGACGCCGAGGCCGAGGCCGCGCGCACCGCCCTGGTCGACGCCGCGCACGAACAGCGCACGCGGGTCGCCGCGCTGGGTGCCGGCATCGAGGACTCGCGCGCCGCTGTCGCCGAGGCCCGCGGCTCGTTCGCGAGCGTCGCGGAACGGCTCGCCGAGGTCACCGCCGTGCGCGACGCCGCCCGCGCGTGCGCACAGGCGCGCGCCGAGGCGCAGCGGGCCGGCGCCGCTCTCGCCGAGGCGGTCGCCGACGCGGATGCGCGGCTGGCGGCATCCGTCTTCGACGACGCGTCGGATGCCGAGGCCGCCCTGCTCGGCCGGCACGAGGTCGACGAGCTCGCGGCACGCATCGCAGATCACGACGCCCAGCTCGCCGCCACTCGCGGCCGGCTGCTCGATCTCGAGCTCGAACTGGCGGGGACCCCCGACGAGCCGGTCGACATCGCCGCGTCGCGGGCGTCGCTCGAGGAGGCCGATGCGGCGCGCACCGCGGCGCTGGAGGCCGAGCGCGACGCCCGCCACCTCGCGACAGGTCTGCGCGACCTCGCCGTGCAGATCGACGCCGCCTACGCCGGCGTCGCGGCACGGGCCGCGGACGTCGCGGCTCTCACGCGGCTCGCCGACACCGTCGCCGGCCGCGCCCCGAACACCATGAAGATGGACCTCGAGACGTTCGTGCTCGCCGCCGAGCTCGAAGAGATCGTCGCCGCGGCCAACGTCCGCCTCGCCGACATGTCGTCCGGACGCTACCGGCTGCAGCACACCGACGCGCGCGCCGCGCGCGGCGCGGCATCGGGTCTCGGCCTGGAGGTCTTCGACGCGTATACGGGCCAGTCGCGCCCGGCGCAGTCGCTGTCGGGCGGCGAGACCTTCCTCGCCTCGCTCGCGCTCGCGCTCGGCCTCGCCGAGGTCGTCACCGCCCGTGCCGGCGGCGTGCGACTCGACACGCTGTTCATCGACGAGGGCTTCGGTTCGCTCGACGAAGAGACCCTCGAACTCGCGATGCGCACGCTCGACGAGCTGCGTGCCGGCGGGCGCACGGTGGGCGTCATCAGCCACGTCGCCGCCATGAAGGAGCAGCTCCCGGCTCAGCTGAGCGTCGAGGCCGCCGCGCATGGGCCGAGCGTGGTCCGGCAGTTCGCGGTCGTCTGA